From Bacillus sp. FSL K6-3431, the proteins below share one genomic window:
- the fliM gene encoding flagellar motor switch protein FliM, producing MSADILSQNEIDALLSAISTGEMSAEDLKKEDEEKKVKVYDFKRALRFSKDQVRSLTRIYENFARLLTTYFSAQLRTYVNIAVASADQIPYEEYIRSVPSMTILNVFEVPPLEGRMIMEIHPNIAYAMIDRILGGQGTSINKIENLTEIELRLMTNLFEHTLEYLKDAWSGIAEIEPVMSELEVNPQFLQVVSPNETVVVISMNASVGDTSGMINICIPHVVLEPIIPKLSAHYWMETVSKNRKPEEVATLEQKVKESNVQLTAQLGISELSIEDFLLLDHGDVIELNTRIDEPLIVKIGKIPKFTGQPGKVNKKLAVQILSTLEEGDKENDW from the coding sequence ATGTCAGCAGATATCTTGTCACAAAATGAAATTGATGCTTTGCTTTCTGCTATTTCAACAGGAGAAATGTCGGCCGAGGATTTAAAGAAAGAAGACGAAGAAAAAAAGGTAAAGGTATATGATTTTAAACGAGCATTAAGGTTTTCTAAAGATCAGGTTAGAAGCTTAACAAGAATCTATGAAAACTTTGCGCGATTACTTACAACCTATTTTTCGGCACAACTTAGGACTTATGTCAATATTGCAGTGGCTTCAGCTGATCAAATACCTTACGAAGAATATATTCGATCTGTTCCTAGTATGACGATCTTAAATGTTTTTGAGGTTCCGCCTCTTGAGGGAAGAATGATTATGGAAATCCATCCTAATATAGCCTATGCAATGATAGATCGTATCTTAGGTGGACAAGGTACAAGCATTAATAAAATTGAAAATTTAACAGAGATTGAACTTCGACTCATGACTAATTTGTTCGAACATACATTGGAATATTTAAAAGATGCATGGTCAGGTATTGCCGAAATTGAGCCAGTCATGTCGGAGCTCGAAGTAAATCCGCAATTTCTTCAAGTTGTTTCACCAAATGAAACAGTTGTAGTTATTTCCATGAATGCCAGTGTAGGAGATACAAGTGGGATGATTAATATTTGTATCCCACATGTTGTGCTTGAACCGATAATACCGAAGCTTTCAGCACATTATTGGATGGAAACAGTAAGTAAAAATAGAAAGCCTGAAGAAGTGGCCACGCTAGAACAAAAAGTAAAAGAATCAAACGTGCAGCTGACAGCTCAACTTGGTATTTCTGAGCTATCTATTGAAGATTTCTTATTATTAGATCATGGTGATGTAATTGAATTGAATACACGAATCGATGAACCTCTTATCGTGAAGATAGGAAAGATTCCAAAATTCACGGGGCAACCTGGGAAAGTAAATAAGAAATTAGCTGTGCAAATCTTAAGTACTTTAGAGGAGGGAGACAAGGAAAATGACTGGTGA
- the fliL gene encoding flagellar basal body-associated protein FliL, translated as MSKKLINTMIVLLTAILLLASLALIITMKFNPSDNKKEPSIEEVLKVSVDVPEITTNLKSNDYVKISFKVQTDGKKAKEEFTKRDFQIQNLMISELSEMDAADLDGKEGKLKLEESMKEKINELMQKGKVVKVYITSYIIS; from the coding sequence ATGAGTAAAAAACTGATAAATACAATGATTGTTCTTTTAACGGCTATTTTGCTTCTTGCGTCTCTAGCGTTGATTATCACGATGAAGTTTAATCCATCTGATAATAAAAAAGAACCCTCTATTGAAGAGGTATTGAAAGTATCCGTTGATGTCCCAGAAATAACGACAAATTTAAAGAGTAATGATTATGTTAAAATATCTTTCAAAGTACAAACAGATGGAAAGAAAGCGAAAGAAGAATTTACTAAACGAGATTTCCAGATTCAAAATCTAATGATATCGGAATTATCTGAGATGGATGCTGCTGATTTGGATGGTAAAGAAGGTAAGCTGAAGTTGGAAGAATCAATGAAGGAAAAGATTAATGAACTAATGCAAAAAGGGAAAGTTGTGAAAGTGTATATCACCTCCTATATTATTTCATAA
- a CDS encoding flagellar FlbD family protein — protein sequence MITITKLNGKTFQLNALLIEKIESFPDTTITLTNGRKYVVAESEERVKEQILAFYQSIYLLGRKELEVFEDE from the coding sequence GTGATTACTATTACAAAATTGAATGGAAAGACATTTCAATTAAATGCGTTACTAATCGAGAAAATCGAATCTTTTCCCGACACTACGATTACATTAACTAACGGTCGCAAATATGTTGTCGCCGAATCAGAAGAGCGGGTGAAAGAACAAATATTGGCTTTCTATCAGTCGATCTATCTTCTCGGCCGTAAGGAATTGGAGGTTTTTGAGGATGAGTAA
- the flgG gene encoding flagellar basal body rod protein FlgG, whose amino-acid sequence MIRSMYSGISGMKNFQTKLDVIGNNIANVNTYGFKKGRVAFKDMVNQTISGASGPAQGKGGINPQQVGLGAQIAAIDTIDTQGSLQPTGRVLDLAIQGDGYFMVQEGTDTFYTRAGNLYLNNNGNLVTASGHFVLDNQSQRIQIPDIKNIKSLGISEDGKISFIKSDTPSVPGFTKDGDLFTSVSSIGIARFNNPGGLEKVGENLYVGSANSGLATPMIPNNGGAGTIVSGALEMSNVDLSEEFTEMIVAQRGFQANTRIITTSDEILQELINLKR is encoded by the coding sequence ATGATTCGTTCAATGTATTCAGGAATTAGTGGGATGAAAAACTTTCAAACAAAATTAGACGTAATTGGTAATAACATCGCGAATGTTAACACATACGGATTCAAAAAAGGGCGTGTTGCGTTCAAAGATATGGTTAACCAAACGATTTCAGGAGCAAGTGGACCTGCACAAGGTAAAGGAGGAATCAATCCGCAGCAAGTAGGATTAGGTGCTCAAATTGCTGCAATCGATACGATTGATACGCAAGGTTCCTTGCAGCCGACCGGTCGAGTGCTTGACCTAGCAATACAAGGGGACGGATATTTTATGGTACAAGAAGGGACAGATACATTTTATACAAGAGCAGGAAACTTATACCTGAATAATAATGGAAATCTGGTTACTGCTTCTGGGCATTTTGTCTTAGATAACCAATCCCAGCGTATTCAAATTCCAGACATTAAAAATATTAAAAGCCTAGGGATATCTGAGGATGGTAAAATTAGTTTTATTAAATCAGATACACCTAGTGTCCCAGGTTTTACTAAAGACGGTGATTTATTTACTTCTGTATCATCAATCGGGATTGCCCGCTTTAATAATCCAGGTGGTCTTGAGAAGGTTGGCGAAAATCTGTATGTCGGTAGTGCAAACTCAGGTTTAGCTACACCAATGATTCCTAATAATGGTGGTGCAGGCACAATCGTTTCAGGTGCGCTTGAAATGTCGAATGTTGACTTATCTGAAGAATTCACTGAAATGATCGTTGCACAACGTGGATTTCAAGCAAATACAAGAATCATTACGACTTCAGATGAAATTTTACAAGAACTTATTAACTTAAAACGATAA
- a CDS encoding TIGR02530 family flagellar biosynthesis protein — protein sequence MKNNFIHRLPSQPITIQPFPKKAPIYSNHTDKSFSKHLEQAVSQKTNLTISKHAGIRMNERKIEIEPDVWKQIGVKVDEAKRKGVNDSLVIIKNAALIVSAKNNTVVTVMDRQEAGKQIFTKIDGTIIMD from the coding sequence GTGAAAAATAATTTTATTCATAGACTTCCATCGCAACCAATTACAATACAGCCTTTTCCGAAAAAGGCACCAATATATTCCAATCATACGGATAAGTCATTTTCAAAGCATTTGGAACAGGCGGTATCCCAAAAAACAAATTTAACAATAAGTAAACATGCTGGGATTAGAATGAATGAACGAAAAATAGAGATTGAACCGGATGTTTGGAAACAAATCGGTGTAAAAGTGGATGAGGCAAAGCGAAAAGGTGTGAATGATTCGCTAGTGATAATAAAGAATGCTGCTTTAATTGTGAGTGCGAAAAATAATACGGTAGTTACGGTAATGGATAGACAAGAAGCTGGTAAACAGATTTTCACGAAAATAGATGGCACAATCATTATGGATTAA
- the flgD gene encoding flagellar hook assembly protein FlgD, with amino-acid sequence MVNSINENLLLSSVQKRDVKTGNDILGKDDFLKILMVQLQNQDPMNPMEDKDFIAQMATFSSLEQMTNMNISIEKMVELESQTSLIAFNQFVGKDVTWHKMDESAETGESTVTQGNGIVKTVQFMGDTVKLILEDGTELAPANISQVNSMASETPLIQASSMIGKQITWMDGENEMNGTVSSVSMKDGFVWLITDEGSSVKTGEITKIA; translated from the coding sequence ATGGTTAATTCCATAAATGAAAATCTACTTCTATCATCGGTACAGAAGCGAGATGTAAAAACTGGTAATGATATTTTAGGTAAGGATGATTTTCTAAAGATCTTAATGGTTCAATTGCAAAATCAAGATCCAATGAATCCTATGGAAGATAAAGATTTTATTGCGCAAATGGCTACATTTTCTTCACTAGAGCAAATGACTAATATGAATATCTCTATTGAAAAAATGGTAGAGCTTGAATCACAAACGAGCTTAATCGCATTTAATCAATTTGTTGGTAAAGATGTAACATGGCATAAAATGGATGAATCTGCTGAAACGGGTGAATCTACCGTCACTCAAGGAAATGGTATTGTCAAAACAGTCCAATTTATGGGTGATACAGTTAAATTGATTTTAGAAGATGGTACAGAATTGGCGCCTGCAAATATTTCACAAGTGAATAGCATGGCATCTGAAACACCACTCATTCAGGCAAGTTCGATGATCGGGAAACAGATTACATGGATGGATGGCGAAAATGAAATGAATGGTACAGTGAGTTCAGTTTCGATGAAGGATGGTTTTGTCTGGCTCATTACAGATGAAGGCAGTTCGGTTAAAACGGGGGAAATCACGAAAATAGCATAA